One genomic region from Xenopus laevis strain J_2021 chromosome 2L, Xenopus_laevis_v10.1, whole genome shotgun sequence encodes:
- the LOC121399975 gene encoding uncharacterized protein LOC121399975 — MLQQTSQELPSTFTYSEVEANKIIQQNKGDNAFLQTATDVSLLREFERERRRYIGLDLHATTLTEYYKVGRIPRGLRVNLRPTIFRDNKEFTQKYEMIINKCSFDIILLNIDFLHREIATSSMQMDNLNDKLKTYPSTEEYRIQLKSIEDNLIKHRHEIESRKRKKFQRDELDYNSGRIYNWQRSGNERSGSITQPRSTRRRHQRETRNQRQQGRGEHRRDSSTDSPQEQRSQRPQEHGERTRELPSDRLQQRDTRDLGHRGTGGGGRDQSTDSQPSEPPTSESSASSISFLDGGHKKYKKQKGAGGGDTSEEWDQRRQPERRARTGQRH, encoded by the coding sequence ATGTTGCAACAAACAAGTCAGGAATTACCATCGACTTTCACTTATAGTGAAGTAGAAGCTAATAAGATCATTCAACAAAATAAAGGGGATAATGCCTTTTTACAAACAGCCACGGATGTATCCCTCTTGAGAGAATttgaaagagagagaagaagatATATCGGTTTGGATCTCCATGCTACAACGCTAACCGAATATTATAAGGTTGGTCGTATACCCAGGGGTTTAAGGGTGAATTTGCGACCAACGATTTTCAGAGACAATAAGGAATTTACACAGAAATATGAgatgataataaataaatgttccttCGATATAATCCTATTAAACATTGATTTCCTACATCGTGAAATTGCAACATCCTCTATGCAAATGGACAATCTAAATGACAAGCTGAAAACATACCCATCGACAGAGGAATACAGGATACAGCTGAAGTCGATTGAGGATAATTTGATTAAACACAGGCACGAGATTgaaagtaggaaaaggaaaaagttTCAAAGAGATGAACTTGATTACAACTCGGGCCGCATCTACAATTGGCAGCGATCAGGCAATGAGCGATCAGGCTCAATTACACAGCCACGCTCCACACGACGACGTCATCAGCGCGAGACACGCAACCAGAGACAGCAGGGACGCGGAGAACACAGAAGGGATTCCTCGACCGATAGCCCACAGGAGCAGCGCAGCCAGAGACCACAGGAACACGGTGAGCGCACCAGGGAGCTTCCCTCTGACAGGCTGCAACAACGCGATACACGCGACTTAGGACATCGTGGAACTGGTGGAGGTGGAAGGGATCAATCTACTGACAGCCAGCCATCGGAGCCTCCGACCTCAGAATCGTCGGCATCatccatttcttttttagatgggggccacaagaaatacaaaaagcaaaaaggCGCGGGGGGAGGCGACACAAGCGAAGAATGGGACCAACGCAGACAGCCAGAACGGAGAGCACGGACGGGACAGAGACACTAG